ACGCGCCCCACTGGTGCACGCGGCGGTGGGCGGTAGGGGTGTTGTCCGCGTGCGCGCGCGCCCATTGGTCCAACCGCCTCCTTAAATATGGACTCGGCTTGTGCGTGCGCGCGCCATTCAGAAAGTACGAGAATAGACTGCTGCACGCGCTCACTGACGTTACCCACACACAGGGATCagactcgcgcgcacacacaccttattAATACACGCGTACAGAAAGTTTATAGGAAGGATATCACTGGGTAAAAGTGGCCAAAACCACTGACCaggtgatacacacacacacacacacacacactcactcacacacacacacacacacacgcacacacagcacTGAGCTCATTGTGCCCAGAACAGCCTCAACTCTTCAATCTTCTCCAGATTCAGTCacttaaaactttaaataataagGAATGGCACTGGACTTTGCAGCAGGATGTATTGGAGGTGAGTGTTTACTAATACACACATAAtacaaatagatttaaaaaaaatatttaaaaaaaattatatatatgtgtgtgtgtagagagagagagagagtctactattactgtgtgtgtgtgtgtgtgttttgaaatttcctttgggatcaataaagtatctgtctatctacagagaaagagagagagattttctttccatctttttttcttgtgatgTAGATGATTGTAAATGTAAACCTGCCTTTCGCCCAAACTGAATCCAACACTCCTACttaacacacactgttttttcTCCCAGATCTGACATGCAAAACATGCAAGCATGCACCAAAACTATATTAACTCTTTCCCAGGTATCATcgaaggctgtgtgtgtgtgtgtgtgtgtgtgtgtgtgtggctccctcacacacactcttgtcaGGACAACCTATTTTTACACGCTGGCTGCATTTGAATGCTCAGAACTCTCTGCTAATGATCTGAGCGTGTACAGTACTTACTCTTGTGCTGTTTCTCATAAGCGCTCCTGGTGCAATATCAATatcatatacaaatataaattttcacaaagtctgccgCCACAGTGTCGCATTTCATAAGACCTTTATTGAGAATTACATTCAGTTTACGCAAACATGACTGGTCTCAGGATGcgttactgttggcatgacacaagACTGATGTTAGCGCTCACTTTCATACatttcaagaagggcagcaaagaagccacttctctccaggaATAACACTAGGGACAGACTGATATTCTGCACTAGGTACAGTTACAGATACTGAAAGTAATTTTCTCTGATCAATAATCTTTATGACTGATTGTCCAGGGAAGAAAAAGTGAGCGCtgccatcagtcctgtgtcacgCCTACAGTAAAGCATAACATCCTGAGACCAGTCATGTGTTCAGTAAACCAGAGTAACATTGGacacaaagatctaaaaacgCTGAAGCATCAGACTTtaggaaatattaatatttgtgcCCTCCGTAAACTTTTGACACCCGCTGTACGGTGCAAGAAAGGATCGATTGATTAGAATGAATATGACGATGTCTTCTTTCTCTGCCGATTTTTAGCCAGCCAATCAAAACGTGAATCCTTTCATCTGCCTCCTCTGCAGCTCAACAtgggctgacacacacacactcgttcgCATGACCCAAGGACACCAGAGTTCTGACGTCATGCAACAAATCAAACACACATCAGTATATTGATATACTGGATATTGCGGTCAAGTGGACAGTGTGTTATTTGACAGCAAAGTTTGCTCGGTATGATGTAACATCGATCCtaaatctggttcctctcaggggTTCGTGCTGGCTCTTCATTCAGGCTTAATTTTTGGCATTACATCATACTAGGCTTCACGTTTCAATTAACATAAATCTGTGTGAATTAATTCTGAATTCTgaattaataatacaattttatatatatataaaattgtatttggGGGCCAAGGGGGCAAACATGCCCTTGGTTATTAGGATGGCATGGAAGGAATGGCGTACTGTCAATCACATCAACAGTCCGGTACACAGCGGAGGGTAGATCGCAGTCTCGTCAATATCAAACAGATCCAATAACAAGAGTTTGAGTTCTTCTTTCTACCAGCAGCAAATCACACACAGCAGGCCTGGCTTCTCAttgctaatatttttatatatgttacAGGTGCTGCCGGGGTGTTGGTCGGTCATCCTTTTGACACTGTTAAGGTGGGTTTAAGTTTTCTTTAGGTTGTTCTTATTCAATTCATAATATTTTTCTGCCTGATATTGATTATCTAGTAAACTCCTCTAGTGAAAGAAGCTCCAGACTGAGAAAACTGAAAACTACATGTTCATAACCATGTAATGAAACTAAGACAATTTACTTCTTATTGGtttcctttacattttatattttacatgtacagtatatatcacaGTGGTAGGCTTGAGCTTCTGGTTGTGGGTCACCGTCTCACACTGACCTGAGCTCTTGATATGTTTTGGCTCTGCAGTGTTTTGGTCTAGTAGTTATGTACTGTTCGTTCCAACTGCAGATTAGATTTCATGATCAGTTCTCATTGTTTTGAATGCTCTTTGAGATATGAGAAAAATGAATGCATGCATACATGAGAAAGCTCTGGTTAAGAGCGTAATCCTACACTGGCATGTGTGTGGGACAATTAACGTTGATACAGACTTAATCTTAGGGTGTTAGAACGCATAATTTCTTAACTGCAGTAATTAAGTGTTGtaactatataatataattcaaGCAAATACTAATGCATAAATTTAGACAGTATGTTTATGACAATAAACAAAAGTGCAGGATTTTGTTAAGAACTTATGAGATATAAGAACTTACACTATAATAATTCTTTCATCAGTCCTTGGATCCCATGTATGCAtacacaccgatcagccataacattaacaccataaaatattaatacattaacgttcagtattaattatatacagtaaactggtgacaggatcatggacacccTGCAGAGCGATGCCATGAGGGGCCAGAGGCACACAATCCTGGGcctaatgttttgtgttgtaattaAAGAAGAAGGGAAAAATCCATCACGATTCTGTCATGTGGGAGTTCACGTGTCGCCACAAACAATCGATTTTAACatcaagtatatatatacactgtataggTCTTCgccgacttacgaacgagttccaTGTTAGGAGCGCGTtcataagtcagatttgttcgtaagtccgacTAAATCTGAGTCTTACACGCCTTTGacataaatatacaatgtaaagcagaCCAATCcatttgactaaatctctgtcccctttacccacactgccatcatgtggccaaaaacaaTAAGTGCtcctaaggaaattaatctcacccacatgaaatgtaacagtgttgtctctgtgcctttaaatcgtGAGGGAAATCccggacgccattttgtctcggACTTTGAactcttttttaatgtttggttAAGGgttttccaaaattaggattattcaccattgTGACAGCTTTACAGTGTGCTCTttgactgattcattgaaaccgatAAGGACAACTCGTTTCTtccgcaaacacacacacatacaatatactggactttagacattttatacatttacttacacactgataatataattgtaaatattggtatatggtgcactgcagtggctattttttgtacaataaacTTGAGTCACCTCCGTGATTGAACCGGAAGTAGAATCGCGGTCCGTTCGTATTTACAGAAACGTTTTTAAGTTGGGGGCTACCTGTATTTTTATTCATCCGTGGTTGCATCTAAAgttgtaaaatgttgcagtttgtCTACAGTCCTACTGGTGGTGCACACTAAACAATTCACACATTTGGTAAGCGGCACAATGCCCTGTGTagtaagaattattattattaattttagaaCTGTagcaaaatcagaaaaaaatttatatcatATAGAAttggaatatttataaaacagaatcgcaatacaaggCATTGCGATCATATCTTATCAGCTGATTCctgtttctatttttaatgttaGGGCTGATCGGTGCGTAATACATCAAAATTACTCAGATTCATTTAAAAgagtatttgtaaaaaaaattaaattaaataaaaaaaaagtcagactgGTATTTACGGATTTCAAAGTTCATACGTTTCTAATGAAATGACCTGTTGTAAATTCTAACCGCCGCAGCGAGCGGGTTCAGAGCTCTGAGATACGATGTGTTTCATAGCCGCTGTCCTGCTTTTTTCCTGTGTTGATGTAAACCCTGCTGCAGGGGCTGTCTTTCACGGCATAAGTGTCACTTTGTTGTAGATGAGGGTGAGGGATTTACAACCCCTGCACGGATGGGTAACCTAGTAAGTACAGTCAAGGTGAATTTCTTCATTTCCATTCGAAAACATGGCGTGTTTGGGTTTTTGGCACTGATGTATTTTCACTACAGCATCCCTCAGCTATGATACAGCACTCAAATCCATGTTactttctcactcacacacatacacgcatacacacacacacacacaacactgcaGTTCAGATTCTTACAACTTTTCATAAGCTTAATTGTttattgcgttttttttttttctttttcaaacaaAGATTGAGTTAGCGCTGCTTATTTATGTGCTACATGTTCGTACAGTTCAGCTTTGTGTTAATTGTGTGTTTATAAGACATAACCTTTGCTCTCTGGTTTTAACTAACTCTGGATATAACTACCTTTCAGGTAAGACTTCAGGTACAGAGTGTGGACAAGCCCCTGTACCGTGGAACGCTGCACTGCTTCCAGTCGATTATTCATCAAGAATCTGTGAGTTCGACAtcaagagaagaaagaaaaaaaaaacagctgtgaaTTTTTAACTTAACTTTAATGTCAAACCATTAGATtcgtgaaatgttttaaagtccCGATCTGCTTTTGCGGAAAGGCCTGATTTTGCCAGCGGAGGTTTGCGCAGTGCTAAAGCTGATATTTTAGTACCCAAGTGAAGCAAGGACAGCATTCATAGAAAGCTAAATTTAGCTCCGACATCATGCTATCTTGTTCGCTCTCCAGGATAAACATGCCACGCTGAGGGCTTAAGGATTAACTGATATAAGGATTAGAtgcttataataaatattattatattataatattatatactcGTATAGAGTTGTAACGTCTTTAATTATTGTAAGAAAGTTGCAGGATTACGATATTATAATGCaattgttgtaatttaattacatatatatatactcattatttttatttcttgttcaTCTTTGCCAGTCCCAAGGTACTTCTTCTCACACTCGAGTCTCCTTCTCGTTTCTTTTACTACAGATGTTTGGCCTCTACAAAGGTATTGGCTCCCCAATGATGGGCCTGACTTTCATCAACGCCATTGTATTCGGCGTGCAGGGCAATGCGATGCGCATGCTGGGCAAAGACACCCCTCTTAACCAGTTTCTGGCAGGTGCTGCAGCTGGAGCGATCCAGTGCGTCATCTGTTGCCCGATGGAGCTGGCCAAGACTCGCATGCAGATGCAGGGCACGGGAGTGAAGAAGTCTTCCAGGAAGACTTACAAGAACTCGTTGGACTGCTTAGTTCGCATCTACAACAAGGAAGGCATTCGGGGGATCAACCGCGGCATGCTGACCACGATTATCCGCGAGACTCCGGGATTCGGAGTGTACTTCCTGACCTACGACGTCCTAACGCGGTCGCTGGGGTGCGAAGCGGACGACCTTTACATCATTCCCAAGCTGCTCTTTGCAGGAGGCATGTCGGGAATCGCTTCCTGGTTATCTACGTATCCCGTGGACGTTATTAAATCCCGCCTCCAGGCAGACGGCGTAGGCGGCGATCATAAATACAGCGGGATCATGGACTGCGTTCGTCAGAGCTGGCAGAGGGAGGGCTGGAGGGTCTTCACTCGAGGTCTGACCTCGACTCTCCTCAGGGCGTTCCCGGTCAACGCTACCACGTTCGCCACAGTGACTCTGTTCCTGATGTACATGCGGAACGACGGCGGCAGCGGCGTGAAGGTCTGCGAGGCCGAGCATCAGCCTGTTCAGCAAACACAACTCCAAACTACAAGCCTCTGATTGAATTCGTCCAATCCCCGACTTCTTCTCTTCAACCAGAATAATGATTAAACAGTGCCTGTACGATAACTTCAGACAGACGGTCCCCCTCCCTCCCCCGTTGGGAATTCTAGTTCCCTTATTTAGCGTTCTGGGAAGGATTTAAACTAGGTTTTAGAGAGAGGGGATTAGAGAGGTCAGGCACTGACGAGGGCGAGGAGGCAGTCAGTCTTTCACTTTGTGCCAAAGCTGTTCATTGGGGTTGAAATCATCCCTCTACTGTATGCGCAGGACCATTAGGGTTCTTGTACACCAAACTGCTGGCCcattgggttagggttaggcatTAACACACATCCTGGATGATCTGGTTACAGGTGGACAGACGAGACTCACACCTGGCATTAAAAAGGCGTAAAACACCTGTGATCGTTTTCTGTACATCATTTCCGCTGGTTAAGAGATGAGAAGGTACACTGTGTCTTTCCTGTTATATATGCGTAACCTTTAACCCTAGACCCGGTCGGTGCAGAGCTAAGGACATAATGACTCAGCTGATTAGGAAGGTATCCAGACGCATTCGTGTTCACATTATACATCCAGTCTTTATGTGGTCCGTGTGTTCTCGAGACCTTGTTAAGATCACCAGTCAGGATGTTTGTTAACGCGTCGCTTTGTGCGCTGACGCGGCTGGAACGGGTTTGGGCTCAGCCCATTATGTTTCAGCAAAGGGGAAGTTAATTTAACCCAAGGGTGTCATGGCCatgtgttcacatacttttgaaCATCTCTACATAGGTCTGTTTTGAAAAAAGGTGCTGCTAAGCTTCTAAACTTTTACGGTCGCATTTATCTGTTTTCAGGATTTTTCTTCCTCCCTCGTTACTGGCATTACAATGAAAAGGACGGATTCTGATTTGACTGGAAGCCTCGATGCCTTTAACACAACACGAGCACGTTTACATTTGACTCTCCtgtgcggaaaaaaaaaaaaatcagttatatTAAGAGCAAAGCAAGTGTAAATATTCACACAGCGTTTCTGTACAGAACACACTTTATATCTGCAGCAAGGACATTGGGACACGCCTCCTCAGCGTTTACACAGTAGAACAAATCGCATCAGATGGACTCTTGGCCGAATTTGTACAAAACTATAACTATacttgtgtgtgagtgtctctctctcacacacacacacacacacacacacacacacacacacacacacacatacacagatccAATTTTTAGAGGAACAGGAAACTAAATTGTTACACACACTACAACGTGtgcataatttataattatatttgagAAGTTCACGTCTACAGCGCACCATAATCACATCGGTTATTCCCTTATCAGATTATAATTCTGTTCATCACCTGCTGAAATTAGTTTAGTTTTGATTAGTATTGTAGAATTATCTTTAACATCCTGTCTAGTTACAATATTCTTAGACAATTTCTGCAGTGGTTTGTATACAAGCATGTGTTTAGTggtaaatatcttttttttttttttttttttttttactcagcatTTGAACGGCAAGGGGAAAAACGTTTCTTAAAGAAAAAGGTCTCGTGTGTAATTCATCACAAGATCATTTTTGATCGTTTActtctgtttgtttatatggtttgtttcttttttcacatGGAAAATGAAATTGTGAAAACTGTACTTTTATGATTGTACaaaatggtatttatttatGAGAATTAAAGGGTAACAGAATTACTactgtgcattattattattattattatatatataacctaTATTAATAGGTTTAATACctacactactactactatcacTACTACAACACAAAGAATTTGAGAAATAAAGCTTCATAAGTAAGAATAATAAACATACACTTACCAAACACTTTACAGAAACACCTAAACATGCACATGTTCATAGTtgtccaatcagccaatcatgtggcagcagcacaatgcattaGACCTTTGCACATACAGGTGAAAAGCTTCAGCTAATGTTCACATTAAACATCAGAGTCTCTAGACTCTCCACTAAGTGGTGCGAGAAACACAGAACAAGTGTGCGACAGCACAAAAACCAGTCTGAGCTGCTCGagtacacacactttacacccgtggtgagcagaaaagcatctcagcacGCACAAGGCATCAAACCGCAAGGTGCACGAGATACAACAGCAGAGGACCCCACCCCGTTCAGTTTGGGCGAGGCTGTTCCCATGATGATGTGGAACCTGATGTGTTTCAGGCTCCAGAGCCTCCGCTCACagggtgttttaatttatttatattacagaattttgcataaatactgttgtgtgtgaaattcaaaaaTGA
This genomic stretch from Clarias gariepinus isolate MV-2021 ecotype Netherlands chromosome 13, CGAR_prim_01v2, whole genome shotgun sequence harbors:
- the LOC128536265 gene encoding mitochondrial basic amino acids transporter isoform X1; protein product: MALDFAAGCIGGAAGVLVGHPFDTVKVRLQVQSVDKPLYRGTLHCFQSIIHQESMFGLYKGIGSPMMGLTFINAIVFGVQGNAMRMLGKDTPLNQFLAGAAAGAIQCVICCPMELAKTRMQMQGTGVKKSSRKTYKNSLDCLVRIYNKEGIRGINRGMLTTIIRETPGFGVYFLTYDVLTRSLGCEADDLYIIPKLLFAGGMSGIASWLSTYPVDVIKSRLQADGVGGDHKYSGIMDCVRQSWQREGWRVFTRGLTSTLLRAFPVNATTFATVTLFLMYMRNDGGSGVKVCEAEHQPVQQTQLQTTSL
- the LOC128536265 gene encoding mitochondrial basic amino acids transporter isoform X2 produces the protein MGNLVRLQVQSVDKPLYRGTLHCFQSIIHQESMFGLYKGIGSPMMGLTFINAIVFGVQGNAMRMLGKDTPLNQFLAGAAAGAIQCVICCPMELAKTRMQMQGTGVKKSSRKTYKNSLDCLVRIYNKEGIRGINRGMLTTIIRETPGFGVYFLTYDVLTRSLGCEADDLYIIPKLLFAGGMSGIASWLSTYPVDVIKSRLQADGVGGDHKYSGIMDCVRQSWQREGWRVFTRGLTSTLLRAFPVNATTFATVTLFLMYMRNDGGSGVKVCEAEHQPVQQTQLQTTSL